The Hordeum vulgare subsp. vulgare chromosome 4H, MorexV3_pseudomolecules_assembly, whole genome shotgun sequence genomic interval cacaaatgcctgtgcgttgcaacgggagacatTGCTACATCTCTTATGTCTACACCTATTTCCCTCCTTGCTCGTCTCAGTTTGTCACACGCACATGCGTTACAACTGAATAAAAGTTCTTTACACTCCTATGGTCTTCCTGTATGCTCTTTGGAGAGAAAAAATGGCCAGCTTAATTAATGAAGCACGTTAAATTTATGCTTCATATATTTTCATTTTAATTACTCCCTCAGTTTTTGAATGTGTGCTCCATATATTTAAATTTGTGTGTGGGACAACAGCACTTAAAAACACCCCCACATTTCTACACCGAAAAAGCAATTGATTATGTGCAAGCACAACTCCCTAAAGCAAATTTGATACAAAAAATGCCATTTGTTCCGTCCACCAAAGCAACCAACAATGCATTATTCATCAAAACTATACCATCTACTGAGATATGTGTAGTCATGTTTGAAAAGAAACAAAGACATTTGCAGTCCGGACTTGTTAAGGAAACATCGAATTAGGCCGAGAAAACCTGGTACAACATTTGCTCTCCGCACTTGTTACCAACACATAAAATTTGGCCGAGATACCCTGAAACAACATCGAATTAAGCACACAAGCTTTTCGGGACAGAGGAAGTAGTATTTAcataaatgataaatttagcatgAGAACTTTCTAAACAAACAGCTCATTACATAGTTAAAATATGATATTACTAAACAAAACAAGAGATATGGTGATTTAGGAAAAAGATATAGTGAATTAACCATCATACATTTCTCTTCCGTTTCTCCATTGTATATTTGTATTGCCCACCTAATGGAAGAAATAAATTATTTTTCTAAACTACAAAGCTTACGCGGTAATTTCGCCAGCACATAATTAACTCACATAGTTTTTTAGTTGTGTACATAGGAGATTGATTGGTGAGTTGAAATAGTACATGGACAGAGTTGATTAAAGAAAAACGAAAATAATATGAATAGGGAGCATGAAGGCGTGGCTATGTACCGTCGATTTTGTCCCGACCGCACAAGCACAGGGCAGAAAAATAATATGCTGCTGagaaaatgcagtgaagaaaattaATGGTGGCGTGTAACACGAGAGCGACAGGGCTCTTGCCCTTTGCTGCTCCGGCTGGGTAGAAAATTCATTGTCTAGCTGGCTGGCTAGTCATTCACCTTGGCGTTCAGTTTTGTACACCGGTGTCGCGGTCAAGAAAAGGGAAAGAACCCATTTTTAACTGCGCATGTGGGCGGTTATTCAAAGCGGACTGCTACTGAGTTGCTCGGTggagtcttcttcttctacctatcGTCTCCGTAGTAGAAATAAGTTGAGATAGTAAAATGATTGGAACCCGCCGCAGCTTTGGGGGTTCAGACGTCAACTTCAATGGCGCACAGTGTGGCAGCCTGCGAATCGATGTGCCGATCACACGACTGGCGGTCATTTACTCTCACCCAACCACCCGAGTAGTACCCAACCCATTGCGCCTTCGGCGGCCATGGCCTTCTCCAAAAACATTTCAACGGGAAGAAGCCAGGAGAAAGAGGACAAGGAATTGTCCGGACAGTCTGCGGAGGAAAAAAATTCGGGGGAGAAGATGTAGTGGTACCTCGTACAGGCGGACGACGTTGGGGTGCTTGAGCAGCTTTAGCGTCATGATCTTTGTCTTTATGTGCGCCACCGCAGCTACCAATGAGCAAGCAAGACGAAAGAATCCAAGGATCGATCCATGGATTGGGCAGAAGGGGGCGCGCACCTGCTCATCGGTCTTCATGGCGAGGATGCGCTGGCGGTCGAGGATCTTGATGGCGAAGGGTCGGCCCGTGTTGGCGTGCCGCGCCAGCCTCACCTTGCCGAAGTGCCCCTCCCCCAGTGTCCGGCCGCCCCATCTCGTACTTGCCCATCCGCATTGCTCCCTCCGTAGCCGCCATGCCGGCGCGGGTTCGCCGGCCTGCCGGCACCTCTCGGCGGGGGTAAAGGTCAGGACGCGAGAGCGGCCATCCAGCCCACGAGGTACCCCGCCCCCAGCTCCTTCCTACCTACGACAGGTCGTGCTCCACCTCAGGCCACGAAGTCTGTCCGCGTTTCAGCCATATTCACGGCTCCGTTCCTCTTCCACGACCGTGGCAAGGGCGATTGCTGTCGCACGCCCCTGTGATTTCGTGCTTAAGACAAGAAattatataggaggaagaggatggattaaacaggaggaagaagatggattaAACAGGAGGAAGAGGACGGATGAGGAGGAGCCGCGGTAGGGATCTGTTCTTTGGTCGGCTAGAttagggaggaaggagaagatttATTTGTGCTAGAATAAGAATCCACACACAAACCTACATCCCACGACTGGAGTTGCCGTCGGACCAGCAGCAGGTAGCCGCGTTGTCCCTATTCTCCCTTCTATTCTCTCAATCTCACCTCATCTCTTCTTCACAGGAGACCGAGCCGTCATGGCCATGGAGCATCGCCGCCACGGCCTCCACTACGCGCCGCCGAGCTTGATCCCTACCTCATCCGCCTCGCGTTGATGTTCGCCGCTTCCCTGTCGTTGCCCTTCTTGGAGAGCCATGTCGCCCTCGTCGTGCGTATGTCCCGATCGGATCAAAAGCGCGGCTTCTCGATCTGCAGCCGAACATGCAGGCCACACAAAGATCGAACCGTTTTTTCTCCCTCAccaaggactgcgggttgattaccatAAAATAGAAGGGTTTTTCTGCAAAAACGCCACGACGGAGGACCAGaaacccaatttgctttattattagggagagataaaaCCAACTCAAAATAGAAGCAAATACAGGAAAATAGAAAGAAcataaacaaaaagtaaaaaaatattttattcgttgggctgcctcccaacaagcgctatcgttttacgtccttagctaggcataaagcaatacatcaagtattgtcatccttggattttactccataggtagccctcataggGCAGTTCAATCTTGGTCCTTGGGATGTGTTCCATGCCTTTTTCAAAGGAAACTGAAACTTTATattcccctctttcatatcaatcactaCACTAATGGTGCATaaaaacggtctaccaagaatCAAAGGGCAAGACAGATTGCAATCGATGTCAAGAACAATAaagtccacgggtacatagttcctatttgaaacaATAAGAACACCATTGATCCTCCCCAGTGTCTTTTTAATAGTGGAATCCGCCAattgaaaattaagagaacactcatcCAATTTGGAAAAACCAAGAACATCACAAAGAGACTTCGGAATAGtagaaacacttgcacccaaatcacacaaagcattgcactcaaaaaaaattaatctTAACTTTCATAGTAGGTTCCAACtcatcatataattttctaggaatagaaatctctaactcaagtttttcttccaaAGTTTTCATTAAAGCACCcactatatgtttagtaaaagccttattttgttcataagcattaggTGAGTTCAAcatagattgcaacatagaaatacattcaaccaaagagaaactatcataattaaagtccttgtaatccaaaatagtgggtgcatcactagctaaagttttaacctcttcaaacccacttttaacAATTTTTTGCATCAACATTTTCACCCTCCGAATCATGAAGACGTCCTCTATctaaagttgactcttcttcAGTCTCCTTTTCAACAAGATTAATATTGCTAAACAAAGAATTAGTAGAGGACACACCGATCATCTTTAGATCCTTGTCCTTACCAATTGGTTACATGGATTCTCGCTTAGCGACCATTTGATTTACTAAAGTAGATTGTGCATCAGAAAGTTTTTCGAGCAAACCCTCAGTAAGAGCAAATTGTGTCTGGAGGTGACAAACCTCCTCACTAACATCATCAAGTTGTTTATAAATAGCATCAAGCAAAATTGAATGAGCCTTGATTTCTTTGGTGAAGAACTTAGTATGCTCAAATTGTGCTGTCATGTAATCTTTGGTGTTTTTCTCGATCTCATTCAAGATCCTATGATAGTAGGTATCTTGAATATTTTCACGAGTCATCATGATTGGAGAAAATGAGCGAATAAGAAAATGGTGAATAAAAAGAAGCAAataaaagtggcaaaggaaaagggaaatatttttagaagtgggggagaggaaatgagaggcaaatgggaaataaagtaaatgcaaagaTAAGAGTTGATAGTGTAGTTACTTTGTAGTGGCGCTAGAGATTGGCAAGTTGATGATGttggcttgatcctccccggtaatggcgccagaaattcttcctgagcaatggcgccataaattcttcctgctacttgtaaactgcgttggatttttatccccaaagaggagaagatgatgcaTCATggtagagtaagtatttccctcagttaagaaaccaagtttatcaatcgagtaggagaaccaagcaacaccgGCACCAGCACACACAACGCAAACCTTCGCACCCAATGCagacgagaggttgtcaatctctcagcGGTCAAGAAGCGAGACtaaatgatatatgatagattgatatattaataaataaataaaagataaaaatgcagcaagtatttttggtatttttgtataagtaaacgagattgatcttgtaataaaagtagacccgggggccgtaggattcactagtggcatctctctcaagaaaataacaTACGatgagtaaacaaattactgttgcgcaattgatagaaaagcaaataattatggcgctatctaaggcaatgatcatgatataggcatcacatcaaaatcaagtagactgactcctccctgcatctactactattattggggaacgtcgcatgggaaacaaaaaatttcctacgcgcacgaagacctatcatggtgatgtccatctacgagaggggatttccgatctacgtacccatgtagattgcacagcagaagcgttagtgaaggcggttgatgtagtggaacgtcgtcacgtccctcgatccgccccgcgaaccgtcccacgaaccgtcccgcgatccgtcccacgatccgctccgatctagtgccgaacggacggcacctccgcgttcagcacacgtacagctcgacgatgatctcggccttcttgatccagcaagagagacggagaggtagatgatttctccggtagcgtgatggcgctccagaggtttgtggtgatctaatctcagcagggctccgcccgagctccgcagaaacgcgatctagaggtaaaaccgtggaggtatgtggtcgggctgccgtggcaaaagttgtctcaaatcagccctaaaaccccactatatataggagggagggaggggaggaggcagcctcaaaacctaaagttttggccgaaattggaggtggaggagtcctactccaatcctacttggagtaggattccaccttcccacttggaaactctttccaccttgtgtttttccttctcaaaccttatgggccttagtgggaacttattccagcccactaggggctggtttatcacttcccatagcccatgagaccccttggggcgtgacacccctcctgatggtccacggcacccctcccggcactcccagtacactaccgatgagcccgaaacttttccggtaatgcacgaaaaccttccggtaaccaaatgaggtcatcctatatatcaatcttcctttccggaccattccggaaaccctcatgacgtccgtgatctcatccgggactgcgaacaacattcggtaaccaaccatataactcaaatacgcataaaacaaagtcgaaccttaagtgtgcagaccctgtgggttcgagaactatgtagacatgacccgagagactcctcggtcaatatccaatagcggggcctggatgcccatattagatcctacatattctacaaagatcttatcgtttgaacctcagtgccaaagattcatataatcccgtatgtcattccctttgtccttcggtatgttacttgcgtgagattcgatcgtcagtatccgcatacctatttcaatctcgtttaccggcaagtctctttactcgttccgtaatacaagatcccacaacttacactaagtcacattgcttgcaaggcttgtgtgtgatgttgtattaccgagtgggccccgagatacctctccgtcatacggagtgacaaatcccagtcttgatccatactaactcaacgaacaccttcggagatacctgtagagcatctttatagtcactcagttacgttgcgacgtttgatacacacaaagcattcctgtggtgtcagtgagttatatgatctcatggtcataggaacaaatacttgacacgcataaaacagtagcaaaaaaatgacatgatcaacatgctacgtctattagtttgggtctagtccatcacatgattctcctaatgatctgatcccattatcaagtgacaacacttgcctatggtcaggaaaccttgaccatctttgatcaacgagctagtcaactagaggcttactagggacagtgttttgtctatgtatctacacatgcactatgtttccaatcaatacaattatagcatggataataaacgattatcatgaacaaagaaatataataataactaatttattattgcctcgagggcatatttccaacagtctcccacttgcactagagtcaacaatctagttcacatcaccatgtgattccaacgaatccaacacccatatagttatggggtctgatcacgtcttgctcgtgagagaggttttagtcaacggttctgaaatttcagatctgtgtgttctttacaaatctttatgtcatcttatagatgctgctactatgtgctatttgaaaatgctccaaatatctactctactatacgaatccgtttcactactcatagttattcggattagtgtcaaagtttgcatcgacgtaaccctttacgacgaactctttaatcacctccataatcgagaaaaaatccttagtccatcagttactaaggataaattttgaccgctgctagtgattcaatcatggatcactctctgtacctctcaacagactttgagtcaaggcacacatcaggtgcggtacccagcatggcatacttcagattctacggccaaggcatagaagacgaccttcgtctagtctctttattctgccggggtcgggtgttgagtcttactcaaattcacaccttataacgcaaccaagaactccttctttgctgatctattttgaactccttcaaaaacttgtcaaggcatgcatcttgttgaaacttctatcaagcgctttcgatctatctccatagatctttgatgctaaacgttcaagtagcgcaatccaggtattcctttgaagactcctttcaaacaaccttgtatgctttacagaaattctacattacttctgatccacaatatgtcaaccacatatacttatcagaaattatatagtgctcccactcacttctttggaaatacaaatgatggggtcatagtcctagggtagggtcataggcctgccgtacaggtcctacccaaggactaccccacacaaaggacaagaccataagtctaccccgactgaattaaggaatccccattatccagtcggcaacaggtcctatatcatccagtcggatactagcattcggagaataccaagctaaccgactagatacactcggtacatcgtaacctccctggagggaaacgatcgtacgtttccgggtgcatttattagcatttagagcatacgttacctgtaacgtatgcattcaatccccactactccacccttataccggaaccgttgtggagggcagcgcactctatataagccgccctcccccactggtacaagggttagaaaatcattgtattccatattgcactcggtaacaagctttgagagcactgagacgtagggctgttacctccaccgtagaggggcctgaactcatacaacctcgccgtagctaggactctgcccatctcattggtACCCtaaacatctactgtcaggcttatacccacgacagttggcgcccaccgtggggccggcgtctaagcgacttccggcgagtttgtgatttcttcctttcgtcatgtcgtccggtggagattcgagcatgggtcaccagatcttcttcggcgctctctccttcaccgtcgacgatttggcatggcttcgggaggcacctctcgacatcgaggcgcttcctcgtcgcggggccacacacttccgtgccggcgcccgcggcgttcttcttctccaacaatcggctccgttgtcgacctGCACCTCCATCATGCGCCACAACAAGCGGTCCCACCGTCCGCGTCTCCaatgttgggtgcagcatgcccgagcgcgtcagatcttGAGTCCGTCTTCTCAACTGGcagttcttgagtccgttgtggttgccccgtcggcccagcactcggactcggttccgactgagtttcattccgagtatgcgggtcacgggccctcagcagaagtacacatggccaactcccacgaagatccccgtcaggctggccggaacgagcgcgagatcggcgaaacgtccggcgcacgtcgtccacctcgccgttctgctagtcggcacgctcggcggagcaacgtggagctgtttcgcacacctctcctcaacttggctgcagctgccaaaatagccgattccctccagccaactgattcaaaagctggtagagggatcgagcagatccgagccctgttgcacacggcgcagcagcagaattcggtagtctcccagtcgcacaaccggatctataacagCTCCgtccatgcgaacacgcatcgatcggttcacagccctggatcccatcagcgccacacgggaggcagccgttccgtgatccatgaagatcgccgccgctcacgcacccctccgcggggtgggtcctatgggtcccgacatcatgatgatcggcgttcagtcggcgacacttacgacccaagacccgacgcaagaggacgtatcgcccagcgaagagtcgacagaggtggagcccaccgcgatggtcgcgatatggaccgtccgagtggaagcagggccatcgtgtctggtcccgagtgttttagttgagccatccgctcggccgacatcccgcccaacttccgattggcggcgggaatcagtaagtttacaggagactccaagccggaaacatggctagatgactaccgagtggcagtccagatcggaggaggggacgaccatgtcgccatgaagcacctccctctaatgctcgacggctcggcgcgagcgtggctgaaccagttggccccctcaagcatctacagttgggcagatctggcccgagtgttcatcaagaccttcgaagggacgtgcaagcgccctgatggccttgtggagctccagcactgcgtccagaagcagaatgagcccctgcgtgacttcatccagcgctggacaactctctaccacacggtggagaacgtcaccgagcatctagcagtctgcgccttcaaggcaggcgtacggtacagagagttgtacctaaaatccggtcgaacgggcgacatgtccatgagcaagatgatggagatagcggctcgctatgcaaacggcaaagaagaagaccgcatccggagcggcaagcacaagacagccgGCGATGTTgatggaggtaacactcggaagaagaaacagaaagctccgcccacaccgcaagcagaagctgtagacgtgaccaatgccaagttcaagggcaaagggaaggcgcagtttacccccaagaagaagccgttcaacaatcccatcctggaccagccttgtccggttcacacgaagatggacaaaGTAGGCTgccccatatacgcaaagcataccactcgacagtgtcgcctcctgatccaggggttcagcgagggacaaccgagtgagaaggatcctgaacaagatgaggaagataaggaggatccgttcccccaagtccatgcaaccctgatgatctttgctgacattgggagcaagagccgactaaagctggtgaacagagaggtgaacatggccaccccttccaaccccaagttcctcaaatggtcccagactgcgatcaccttcgaccagtcggatcacccggcacatgtacccaccccgggaagacaggccctggtcgtcgacccggtggtagaaggagtccgactgcgcaaagtcctcatggatggcggcagcggcttgaacatcatgtacgccgacaccctcaaggggatgggcatcccgatgtccagactcagcgagagcagcatgcagttccacggagtcgttcctggacggaaggccaaatcactcggccagatcgcgttggacgtcgttttcggatccggcaagaacttccacaaggagaggctgacgttcgaagtggttgacttccagagcgcttatcacgcaattctggtcgccccgcgtatgcgcacttcatggcccgtccgtgttacgtgtacctgaagctgaagatgccaggcccgaaaggcgtgatcaccatcacaggcaatcggcagcgggctgaagagtgtctgcagcagggatcaagaatcgccgactagcagatggccgtcctcgagctggacgagtacaagaaaacagtcgaccccgccgacctgatgcgctcgaaaaagccaacttcagagtctgcatttcagttggcgggagagacgaagaaagtcagcatccacccaacggacggcactgctgccccgacgaacatctccaccaccctcgatcctaaataggaagccaagctcacccaattcctccgtgagaactgggacatcttcgcatggaaaccctccgacatgccaggtgtacccagggagttggctgagcaccgactgcacgtggattccacggctcggcctgtccgagaacgtgtGCGCCGGTcccccgcgcacaagaggaaggcaatcggggaagaggtg includes:
- the LOC123446442 gene encoding uncharacterized protein LOC123446442, coding for MIGTRRSFGGSDVNFNGAQCGSLRIDVPITRLAVIYSHPTTRVVPNPLRLRRPWPSPKTFQREEARRKRTRNCPDSLRRKKIRGRRCSGTSYRRTTLGCLSSFSVMIFVFMCATAATNEQARRKNPRIDPWIGQKGARTCSSVFMARMRWRSRILMAKGRPVLACRASLTLPKCPSPSVRPPHLVLAHPHCSLRSRHAGAGSPACRHLSAGVKVRTRERPSSPRGTPPPAPSYLRQVVLHLRPRSLSAFQPYSRLRSSSTTVARAIAVARPCDFVLKTRNYIGGRGWIKQEEEDGLNRRKRTDEEEPR